The following proteins are co-located in the Paenibacillus sp. JNUCC32 genome:
- a CDS encoding RsfA family transcriptional regulator, with protein sequence MSAVRQDAWSAEDDLILAEVTLRHIREGSTQLAAFEEVGERIGRTSAACGFRWNSCVRKKYEDAISLAKSQRQKRSYYKKQPSASGPQVAGLAAPEMEHDVYKNDGASEETLSIDAVIRFLRQWKGGLQESSRQYKLLEKNLREKEDELARLRSENQRLLKEVSEVKTDYHVVNDDYKALIQIMDRARRLAFLNEEDEELKTRFKMDANGNLERIE encoded by the coding sequence ATGTCAGCAGTGAGACAGGATGCATGGAGCGCAGAGGACGACCTAATACTGGCGGAGGTAACCCTGCGTCATATTCGTGAGGGCAGCACCCAATTGGCTGCCTTTGAGGAAGTCGGAGAAAGAATAGGCCGGACATCGGCGGCTTGCGGATTTCGTTGGAACAGCTGTGTTCGCAAGAAATATGAGGATGCTATCAGCTTGGCGAAATCTCAGCGTCAAAAGAGAAGTTATTATAAAAAACAGCCTTCCGCCAGCGGACCTCAAGTTGCAGGATTGGCAGCTCCGGAAATGGAGCACGATGTTTATAAAAATGATGGCGCAAGCGAAGAGACGCTGTCCATCGATGCGGTGATCCGTTTCCTTCGTCAGTGGAAGGGCGGGCTGCAGGAAAGTTCACGCCAGTACAAACTGCTTGAGAAGAATTTGCGTGAAAAAGAGGATGAGCTTGCAAGGCTCCGCAGCGAGAATCAACGGTTGTTGAAGGAAGTAAGCGAAGTGAAAACCGATTACCATGTGGTCAATGACGATTATAAGGCACTGATTCAGATTATGGATCGGGCACGGAGGCTGGCTTTTTTGAATGAAGAGGACGAGGAACTGAAGACCCGCTTCAAAATGGATGCCAACGGTAATCTGGAACGAATCGAATAG
- a CDS encoding DUF2626 domain-containing protein, translated as MARMFRVLGFFTLTIGLMAFAGDHIEMALLFFLQTAFFVILGYLKFTERTYILLFWAYMIVTFTGFSYWTVFIMGKPL; from the coding sequence GTGGCACGGATGTTTCGAGTCCTTGGCTTTTTCACCCTGACCATCGGGTTGATGGCCTTTGCCGGAGATCATATTGAAATGGCACTGCTTTTCTTCCTGCAGACCGCATTTTTCGTGATCCTGGGATATTTGAAATTCACGGAGAGAACCTATATTCTTCTCTTCTGGGCTTATATGATCGTGACCTTCACAGGCTTTAGCTACTGGACGGTCTTCATTATGGGCAAACCACTCTAA
- a CDS encoding coiled-coil domain-containing protein gives MKVRVKYPLLPVLLCLTLFFCFIGAPAAVYSQQDVSPVMPDSEEARKLLEDSLSIVEIDHEIERITKRMEELQTLQNELQTQIQDMGLRIEDRRARAAAVLRSYYMGERDNLFFMLLSAKDLAGFFRVMDFYDIIIQNDRDTLTVYNNQYRSLASAQAEAARNASQLAEVKDSLVKQRERVLALEQQVDGALTASGNPDAMKRLIEEFTLYWENVGLYEVKRHFQALASAMENLPSFVQGSKNILKTNGKVYTIDIHEDDLNTFLRSEDEIFNSFAFHFDDGKVIASGESGNLSLLIEGKYTVINEPENAIMFEVDKLVFNRLELPDTTRRALQEEFDMNFYPKQLVSFLKATEVASDDQRLVVKMELDL, from the coding sequence TTGAAAGTACGAGTAAAATACCCACTCCTCCCGGTCTTGCTGTGTTTAACCCTGTTCTTCTGCTTCATCGGCGCTCCCGCTGCGGTTTATTCCCAGCAGGATGTCAGCCCCGTCATGCCTGACTCGGAAGAGGCGCGCAAGCTTCTGGAGGACAGCCTCTCCATCGTGGAAATCGATCATGAAATCGAACGGATAACCAAACGCATGGAGGAATTGCAGACTCTTCAGAATGAGCTGCAAACCCAAATCCAGGATATGGGCTTGCGCATTGAAGACCGGCGAGCTCGGGCGGCCGCCGTCCTTCGGTCATATTACATGGGTGAGCGGGATAACTTATTTTTCATGCTGCTGTCTGCAAAAGACTTAGCCGGCTTTTTCCGCGTCATGGACTTTTACGATATTATTATTCAGAACGACCGGGATACGCTTACCGTGTATAACAATCAGTACCGCTCCCTTGCTTCCGCTCAGGCTGAAGCAGCACGGAATGCGTCCCAGCTCGCCGAAGTAAAGGACAGCCTGGTGAAGCAGCGCGAACGGGTGCTTGCGCTTGAGCAGCAGGTAGATGGAGCACTCACAGCCAGCGGCAATCCGGATGCCATGAAGAGGCTGATCGAGGAGTTTACCCTCTATTGGGAGAATGTAGGGCTGTACGAGGTGAAGCGTCATTTCCAGGCCCTGGCTAGCGCCATGGAAAATCTGCCGTCGTTCGTCCAAGGCAGCAAGAACATACTGAAGACCAACGGCAAGGTATACACCATCGACATCCATGAAGATGATCTCAACACGTTTTTAAGATCCGAAGACGAAATCTTTAATAGCTTTGCGTTTCATTTTGACGATGGAAAAGTAATAGCTTCCGGCGAAAGCGGAAATTTGTCGCTGCTGATTGAAGGGAAATACACCGTCATTAACGAACCGGAGAATGCCATTATGTTTGAAGTCGACAAACTTGTGTTCAACCGGCTGGAATTGCCCGACACAACGCGCAGAGCGCTGCAGGAAGAATTCGACATGAACTTTTATCCCAAGCAGCTGGTTTCTTTCTTGAAAGCGACGGAGGTCGCAAGCGACGATCAACGATTAGTGGTCAAAATGGAGCTGGATCTATAG
- a CDS encoding extracellular solute-binding protein gives MKRKKYWFLFAILLLSLSSLSPSFDFTHHTRREPPGDEPIPPQQRPEVPESDLGPIKVGVQLNPDELRHLKALNERFMEETGAEIEITPLETASTEKESFLLHMSLGEGPDIILTDSHYIKALAMTGYLLPVDASQTTVTGEDTLNGLLPQLQWNGYQWGMPFDIDPYIVTWQTEGKDGASFNMPESRQAWKEYMELHKTSPVLSFDPKDPYAFGAAVHLLEGDPSKPDQEVLEMLIRNHLRKMESSHGAAATIETGQEPSSGIEEASVAIEPYSSFADREVSGLSSALAMGKSHLNTPVVRARSFAVAAQTESSALAMKWITYMTSKEMQQEWSKTSGTLPVVSEMYVTGTNLRDRGIWQKAAVPAQVLLSRNEPAALDFGDSEGFQTYSESAYRLLHGEITVEEYMKLYTPAQP, from the coding sequence ATGAAGAGGAAGAAATATTGGTTCTTATTCGCCATTTTATTATTATCCTTATCCAGTTTATCTCCCAGCTTTGACTTCACTCATCATACGAGACGGGAACCGCCCGGGGATGAACCGATTCCTCCGCAGCAGAGGCCGGAGGTACCAGAGAGCGACCTGGGCCCCATCAAGGTCGGCGTCCAATTGAATCCGGACGAGCTGAGGCACCTGAAAGCGCTCAACGAACGCTTTATGGAAGAGACCGGAGCCGAGATCGAAATCACGCCTCTGGAAACAGCCAGTACGGAGAAAGAATCGTTTTTGCTTCATATGTCCCTTGGCGAAGGACCGGACATTATATTAACGGATTCCCATTACATTAAAGCGCTTGCAATGACGGGATATCTTCTGCCCGTCGATGCATCACAGACAACGGTGACCGGCGAGGATACCCTGAATGGTCTTCTGCCGCAGCTGCAATGGAACGGGTATCAATGGGGAATGCCTTTTGATATAGATCCCTATATCGTGACCTGGCAGACCGAAGGGAAGGACGGCGCCTCATTTAACATGCCGGAGAGCCGTCAGGCTTGGAAGGAATATATGGAGCTTCATAAGACGAGCCCTGTCCTCTCATTTGATCCGAAGGATCCTTACGCATTCGGCGCGGCGGTGCATTTGCTTGAAGGCGATCCTTCCAAGCCGGATCAAGAAGTACTTGAAATGTTAATCCGCAATCACCTTCGAAAGATGGAATCGTCCCACGGCGCAGCAGCTACGATAGAAACGGGGCAGGAACCTTCCTCTGGCATAGAGGAGGCTTCCGTGGCCATTGAGCCGTATTCGAGCTTCGCGGACCGAGAGGTAAGCGGATTGTCTTCCGCATTGGCCATGGGAAAGAGTCATTTGAATACGCCGGTTGTGCGAGCGAGAAGTTTTGCGGTAGCCGCACAGACGGAGTCGTCTGCGCTTGCCATGAAATGGATTACGTATATGACAAGCAAAGAGATGCAGCAGGAATGGAGCAAAACGTCAGGAACACTCCCCGTTGTATCCGAAATGTATGTCACGGGCACGAACCTGAGGGATCGGGGCATTTGGCAAAAAGCAGCGGTTCCCGCCCAGGTGCTGCTCTCTCGGAATGAGCCGGCCGCTTTGGATTTTGGCGATTCGGAAGGTTTCCAGACTTATAGCGAATCGGCATATCGATTGCTGCATGGCGAAATAACGGTTGAAGAATATATGAAATTGTACACGCCTGCTCAACCATAA
- a CDS encoding PhoH family protein — translation MKKIFVLDTNVLLHDPQSIYAFEEHEVIIPAVVLEEIDSKKRNADEIGRNARMVSRLLDGLREQGHLHDGVLLENGGTLKVELNHRSFVKVQELFSEASNDNRILAVALNYKLEEEPKEDGRPVVLVSKDVLVRIKADVLGLTTQDYLSDRTADPSELYPGFSTIKVHPSVIDEFYSYRYLPIKPLQLSYPLYPHEFVILKDEMGTGKSALLHVNEDATRLEPLHLSNEPVWGISARNAQQRMAIELLLNDDIPLVTITGKAGTGKTLLALAAGLSKVEDEHKYKKLLIARPVVPMGKDIGYLPGEKEEKLRPWMQPIYDNLEYLFDTKKSGDIDKILMGLGSIQVEALTYIRGRSIPGQFIIVDEAQNLSRHEVKTIVSRAGEGSKVILMGDPEQIDHPYLDAVSNGLTYVVERFKQEGLSGHITLTKGERSKLAQLAADLL, via the coding sequence ATGAAAAAAATATTTGTACTGGATACGAACGTACTGCTGCATGATCCTCAATCGATTTATGCATTCGAGGAGCATGAAGTCATCATTCCTGCGGTGGTTCTTGAAGAGATTGATTCCAAAAAGCGAAATGCCGATGAAATCGGCCGCAATGCCCGTATGGTCTCCCGATTGCTTGATGGGCTTAGAGAACAAGGGCATCTTCACGACGGAGTTCTTCTGGAGAACGGCGGGACGTTGAAGGTTGAGCTAAATCATCGCAGCTTCGTCAAGGTACAGGAGTTATTTAGCGAAGCATCGAACGACAATCGTATTTTGGCTGTCGCGTTAAATTATAAATTGGAGGAGGAGCCGAAGGAGGACGGAAGACCCGTTGTTCTTGTCAGCAAGGATGTCCTCGTTCGAATAAAAGCGGATGTGCTTGGGCTAACGACACAGGATTATCTATCTGACCGCACGGCGGATCCAAGCGAATTATATCCGGGATTCTCAACGATCAAGGTGCATCCTTCTGTGATCGATGAATTCTACAGCTATCGTTATTTGCCGATTAAACCACTTCAACTCTCTTATCCGCTTTATCCGCACGAATTCGTTATTCTGAAGGACGAGATGGGAACCGGCAAGTCTGCCCTTCTTCATGTGAATGAAGATGCAACCCGTCTAGAGCCGCTTCATCTAAGCAACGAGCCCGTATGGGGCATCAGTGCCCGGAATGCTCAACAGCGCATGGCGATTGAGCTTCTCCTGAATGACGACATTCCGCTGGTTACCATTACGGGAAAAGCCGGAACGGGAAAAACTTTGCTGGCATTGGCAGCAGGACTATCCAAGGTGGAGGATGAGCACAAATACAAAAAACTGCTCATTGCGCGTCCGGTCGTTCCGATGGGGAAAGATATCGGATATTTGCCGGGAGAAAAGGAAGAGAAGCTGAGACCGTGGATGCAGCCGATCTATGACAACCTGGAGTATTTGTTCGACACCAAGAAATCCGGCGATATCGATAAAATATTGATGGGTCTGGGAAGCATCCAGGTAGAAGCACTGACTTACATCCGCGGTCGCTCCATTCCAGGTCAGTTCATCATCGTTGATGAGGCTCAGAACTTATCCCGCCATGAGGTCAAGACGATTGTTTCCCGGGCGGGAGAAGGGAGCAAGGTGATACTGATGGGGGACCCCGAACAGATTGACCATCCCTACCTGGATGCCGTTAGCAATGGGTTGACCTATGTGGTTGAACGATTTAAGCAGGAAGGTTTAAGCGGACATATTACGCTGACTAAAGGGGAGCGTTCCAAGCTGGCACAGCTGGCGGCCGATTTGCTGTAG